CCGCAGAAATCCACCAGACGTTTTAACTGCAACAGACTATCTTTGACGCGACCCAGCACCGACACCATAGTGATGCGATAACCCAAACGCTGGGCATTTTGAAACAGAAAAATATCCTTAGCCACTGATTCAAAATATTCTGCTGCCCCAGCAGGCAGATCCACAAGGGAAACTTGAGGAGAAAGACGCTTCAAATCATCCTGTAACGCATCAGCACCACCACGCTGATTTAGTTTGAGCGTTTGTACGCCAGGAGCGACTTTGTTGTAATGACGATAAAGCTGAGGATTAGACTGGTCACACTCATAAGCGATGCAGTTGATATTTCTGTGGCGGTAAATATCGAGCAGGATTCTAGCCATGACACTTTTACCAGTCCCGCCCTTATCGCCAGTCACCAACACCAAGCGCCCAAGAGTTTTTGGCTGTTCAGTTGGCAAGTCTTTCTGAACTTGGTCAGCTGATTGTTTAGGTTTGACTACCATCTACAAATCCTCATCAGAGATTATTTCAGGCACAAAAGCAAGGCGAGAGGGATTTTGATTCTCTAGAGCCTTAGCATTAGAGGTCTTTTTAGCCGTTTTAGGAGTTTTAGTAGTTGTTGATTTTGATGAAGCTGGTTTTGATTCTGGTTTTGATTCTGGTTCTGATTTTTGAACAGACTGATTAGTGCTTTGCTCAGAAGTCGAATCCTCACTAACTGCCGGCTCATCAATAACTTGTGTACTGGTATTCTCAAGACTTGGAGTAGTAACTGACTTTTTGCGTGTAGACCGACGAATATCGTTAAGTAAATAACGGATACGTTCAGGACTAATGTTGATGTCCAAAGGGGCTAAAGTTTTAGACACTTCCTCATAGGTATAGCCGAGACGAAGTACCCGTTCAATTTGACGGCGCATTTTTTTAATAGCTGCTCGTGCTGGGATATCATCTAATTCCTTAGCACCCAAAGCGCGTAGAGCATCAAGAGCGTCTGGAATCTTTGACTTAGGAATATTGTCTTTAGCCACAAGAGTAAAAATCAAACTAATGTTTATGTTTAAAACTTTACTTTAACAGAGAGCATCTATCTAAAGACAGGTAATTATCAATGCAACAAATAGTTAAGAGACAGCAACAGATATTAACGTAACTGGTTGAACAGTGATTACTAAGAACGTGTAAGATAACTCACGAACAGTTAATCAAAAATAAATCAGATAGTTCTCAGTAAAAATTATCCATACTGTAATTTCCGTCAACTCGTTAGTAATATCATCGTGGTGGTAGCCGCAGATTACGCACTTTGTCCCCACGCGGGTAGTTCCCCTAGTCCTTCTGCCTCCCCGAAAGACTGGTTAGGAGCAAGCCATGCCTAGCACTGCGTGCTGCCGTCGCTACGCTCGGCTCGGCAGGCTTGCCAAAGGGGGAAGTATCCCCACTTTGGAAACCCCCTCAAAAACTGCATCAACTCAAGTTTTACTTATGCCTAAAGCTTCTTCTCAATCACTTGTCCGCACCAAAATGTTGCAAGTGCGATTCAGCCCAATTGAATACGAGATGATTCGCTCCAAAGCGGAAGATACAAGCATGAGTTTGGCAGAATTAACAAGACGTTGTATATTACTGCGACCAATCCCACCACCACCGCCACGACTGGGCAGAGTTACACTAGACACATACCTGGAACTGTCGCGTATCGGCAACAACATCAACCAACTGGCTAAAGCTACCAATACCGCCATTAAAATGCAGTTGCCACCGCCAGCATCACCAGAACTTCTACAAGAACTCTTAGAACTGCTACGACACTGCCAACGAGAAATAGCCAATACCTTCATCGAAGAATCGGACGAGGAAACAGATGATTGGCAACCAGACTAAAGGGCGAGGATTCCGTGGACTGCTGAATTATTTGGAGTCTCAAAAAGATGCCAAACTCATTGGTGGTAACATGGGTGGCAATAACGCCCGCGCACTGGCCAGAGAA
The sequence above is a segment of the Nostoc sp. ATCC 53789 genome. Coding sequences within it:
- a CDS encoding MobC family plasmid mobilization relaxosome protein; this encodes MPSTACCRRYARLGRLAKGGSIPTLETPSKTASTQVLLMPKASSQSLVRTKMLQVRFSPIEYEMIRSKAEDTSMSLAELTRRCILLRPIPPPPPRLGRVTLDTYLELSRIGNNINQLAKATNTAIKMQLPPPASPELLQELLELLRHCQREIANTFIEESDEETDDWQPD